The following nucleotide sequence is from Cytophagia bacterium CHB2.
CTCGTTCATCTCCACCAAAAACGTGCTCTCCCCTCCGGCCAGATTATCCGAAGCGCCGACGCGCGTGAAAATTTTGTCGACCATGCCGATGTGCGCCTCAGCAGCGGGCACGAACGAGCCGATTTGCGCCATCAACGCGATCAAGGCCACCTGCCGCAAATAAGTCGATTTGCCCGCCATGTTCGGTCCGGTGATGATCAAAATTTGATGGCCTTCATCGTCAAGATAGGTGTCGTTCGGCACAAAACTCTCGCCGAAAGGCAGCAGTTTTTCCACGACGGGATGGCGGCCTTGTTTGATATCGAAGCGCGCGCTGTCATCGATCATCGGGCGCACATAATTTTGTTGATGCGCCACCTCGGCGAAGGCGAGCAGGCAATCTACGGTGGCAATGGCGCGCGCGTTTTCTTGCAAGGCGGCGGCATGCGTTGCCACTTTTTGGCGCAGCTTGTCAAACAATTCATATTCCAACGCCACCAGCTTTTCTTCCGCCTGCAAAATGCGCTCTTCATACTCTTTCAGCTCCGGCGTGATGAAGCGCTCGGCATTCACCAGCGTTTGCTTGCGAATGTACTAATCCGGCACTTTGGCGAGATTGGGATTGGTGACTTCGAGATAATATCCGAAAACTTTGGTGTATCCGACTTTCAACGAGCCGATGCCGGTGCGCTCGCGCTCGGTTTTTTGCAAATTGGCGATCCAATCTTTGCCGTGCGTAGCGAGTTGGCGAAACTCGTCCAATTCTGTGGAATAACCCGGACGGATGATATTACCTTCAGTGACAGACAGCGGCGGATCGTCCACCAGCGCGCGGCGCAGTTCTTCGTTTAGATCCGTGAGCGGATCAAGCGTGTGACCGCTTTGATGCAGCAGCTTGCTTTCATACTTTTGCAGCAGGCTTTTCAATTCAGGAATGCTGTCCTGCACATGCCGCACGGTCACCAACTCGCGTGCGTTGGCGCGCGCCAGACTGACTTTCGCGACCAATCGCTCCAAATCGCCGATGCCGCGAATGCGATCGGAAAGTTTGTCTCGTTGTTGCTGATCGGTGAGCAGCTCGGCCACCGCGTCGTGGCGCTCGCGAATGCTTTGCGCATTGCGCAACGGATGCTGAATCCATTGCACCATTTTCCGGCCGCCCATGGCGGTGCGGGTTTGATCGAGCACGCCCAGCAAAGTGGCGTGATGATTCTCGCCGCGCATGGCGCGCACCAATTCGAGATTGCGGCGCGTCGAGGGATCGATGCTCACGAACTCGCTGTTGCCGCGCCGCGCCAGTTGCGTAAGATGAGCCAGTTCGCCCTTCTGCGTTTCTTTGAGATAAGACAATGCGCCGCCGGCAGCGCAAATGCCGCAGATGAGATCGTCGCAGCCAAAGCCCTTGAGCGTGAGGGTTTTGAAATGGCGCGTGAGGGTTTCGTAGGCATGATCGAAGGAAAAATGCCAGGCCTCGCGGCGCGTGATCAGCGTTTGGAAATTCTTGCCGAAGCGCTCGCGCAGCCAGTCTTCATGCTCGTCGGCCACGAGAATTTCCGCGGGCTCGATGTCTTGCACGATTTCGACCAGTTTGTCAGCAGGAAATTCATCGAGCAAGAATTCGCCGGTGGAAAAATCGATTTGCGCGAGGCCGGCGGTTTTCTTTTGCACGTAAATCGCGAGCAAAAAGTTATTGCGGCGGCTGGCAAGCAGATTGTCGTTGAGCGCGGTGCCGGGCGTGACGATTTCCGTGACTTCGCGCTTGACCACGATTTTAGCCAGCTTGGGATTCTCGACCTGCTCACAAATCGCCACGCGGTGGCCGGCCCGCACCATTTTGGTGAGATAGGTATCGAGCGCATGATGCGGAAAGCCGGCAAGCGGCACCTCCGAGGATTTGCCGTGCGCGCGCGAGGTCAAGGTGATGCCCAGCACTTCGCTCGCGATTTTCGCATCATCGAAGAACATTTCATAAAAATCGCCCATGCGAAAAAAGAGCACGGCATCCTGATGCTGCGCTTTGATGGCGAGATACTGGCGCATCAACGGCGTGCTCACGTCTTCCAGTTTTACCGCATCGTCTTTGGAGGTGGAATTCACGAGATAGTCAGGTTTTGTTGAATGGGGCGATTCAACGTTAAGAAAATCTGAAAATGCTGAGTTTATTTTCAGCCACGGATGCACACGGATTGGCACGGATGCGACTGAAACAAATAATCCGTGAACATCCGTGTTAATCCGTGGCTCAAGCTGTTCAATTTAGAATTGCAAGAGATAAAATCAAGCCATTTGCTTGAAAGCTTGGGCATACTGCCGGACCAGGGCGTTGGCATAATGCCAAAGCGCATAATCCATCCAGCGATGGTCGCCAAAAGCTGTGCGCTTGGCAGAAATGAATCCCAAGTGGCCGCCGCTGGGTGTGAGATGGAGCTGCAACCAGGGACTGTCCGGCAAGTCTGCGAAAATCTCGCGTGGAATAAAAGGATCATTCTCAGCCGCCAAAAGAACCACCGGCACACGAATGTTTCCCAAAAACTGATGCGCACTGCATTTTTGATAATAGTCTTCCGCCGAGGTGAAGCCGCCGAGCGGCGCGGTTACGATTTGATCGAAAGCATAGAGATTGAGATTGCGCGGCAGCTCGAAGCGCGGGAAATCCGGAAAATCGATTTCGCGCTCGCGCAGTGTATTTTTGAGCAGGCTGATGAAGCGGCGATCATAAAGCCAATTGCGCTTGCGACTGATGGCGGCTGCGCCGGCGGCCAGCTTGATCGGGGCACTCACTGCCAGCGCGCCGCACAAGTTTTGCGGTATCGCCTCTGGTTGCTCGCCCAAAAGCTTGAGCAGCATGTTGCCGCTCAACGAGAATCCAATCGCGATCACCGGCTTATCGGGATAATTTTCAGCAATAAGGCGAAGCATCGGGGCCAAATCTTCGCTGCGGCCTGCGTGGTAAAGTTGCCGCGCCAGCCCCCTGCCCTGCCCTGCGCCGCGATGATTCAAACGAAAGGTGATCCAATTTTTATCCAGAAATTTTTTGGCGACGCGCAGCATGTAGGGCGAATCCGCCTGCCCACCGAGGCCGTGCAGCAGCAAAACCACGCCGGCGGCTTTTTCTTCTTGAGATAGATTTTCACAGGCTACCAGCGTGTCGCCGAAGGAAACGGGAATTTTATGGAGATGGGTATGCGATAATCCTTTTGAGCCCGGGAGTAAATATCCAGCTAGTGTCTGCAAATCACCGCCCGGGGCC
It contains:
- a CDS encoding alpha/beta fold hydrolase produces the protein MMARLTLSIQHNREPFSPARWAPGGDLQTLAGYLLPGSKGLSHTHLHKIPVSFGDTLVACENLSQEEKAAGVVLLLHGLGGQADSPYMLRVAKKFLDKNWITFRLNHRGAGQGRGLARQLYHAGRSEDLAPMLRLIAENYPDKPVIAIGFSLSGNMLLKLLGEQPEAIPQNLCGALAVSAPIKLAAGAAAISRKRNWLYDRRFISLLKNTLREREIDFPDFPRFELPRNLNLYAFDQIVTAPLGGFTSAEDYYQKCSAHQFLGNIRVPVVLLAAENDPFIPREIFADLPDSPWLQLHLTPSGGHLGFISAKRTAFGDHRWMDYALWHYANALVRQYAQAFKQMA